A window of Acetonema longum DSM 6540 genomic DNA:
TCAGGGATACGGCCGATGCTGTGGAGCAAATCGGAGTGGAACGGGCCAAAGCCTCTTTGGAACAGGCGGATCTGATTCTGTTGGTATTGGATGCGTCCACGCCTTTGACAACTGAAGACCGGCAGGTTATTACCTTCTTAACTGGCCGTAAAGGAATCGTCCTGGTGAATAAAAGCGATCTGCCGGCTGTCTGGGACATAGCGGAGATTCAGACTGGTATTGGCGGGACCCGGATCATTTCCCTGTCGATTCAGCAGGGATCGGGCCTGGACCGGCTGGAGCAGGCGATTGTTGACATGGTATACAGCGGCTCGTTGATCTTGGGCGAGGGCGGCATCGTCAACAATGTCCGTCACATTATGATTTTGCGGCAAGCCAAGTCTCATTTGGAGGCGGCCCTGGCAACTATCTGTCAGGGCATGCCCCTGGATTGCATTTCGATTGATATCCGGGCTGCCTGGGAGAAGCTGGGAGAGATTACCGGCGATACCTTGGGAGAAGATATTATTGATAAGATTTTTTCGGAATTCTGTATTGGCAAGTAGCCGGTACAGGCAGTATATAAGGAGATGAAAGTCTTGTTTCAAGCAGGTGAGTATGATGTGGTTGTCATTGGCGCCGGCCATAGCGGCTGTGAAGCGGCTTTAGCCGCGGCCCGTATGGGCTGCCGAACCCTGTTGACCACATTGAATATGGAGAATATCGCCATGATGGCCTGTAATCCTTCTATCGGCGGGCCGGCTAAAGGGCACCTGGTGCGGGAGATCGACGCCTTAGGCGGTCAGATGGGGATCAATATCGATCACACCTGCATCCAGATCCGAATGCTCAATACCGCTAAGGGGCCGGCAGTACACGCCCTTAGGGCTCAGGCCGACAAAAAGTTGTATCAGAAGCTGATGAAACAGACTCTGGAAAATCAGGAAAATCTGACGGTCAAACAACTGCTGATTGATCAACTTTTGACCGAAGACAACCGGATCAGCGGCGTGCAGGCCGAAACCGGCGAAGTTTTCTCCTGTCGGACGGTGATTGTAGCTACCGGTACCTACCTGCGGGGCAAGGTGATCCTGGGGGAACTGTCCTATGCCGGCGGTCCCGGCGGTCAGAGAGCAGCGGTCAAATTATCGGACTCCCTCCGGGAGCTGGGCGTTACTCTGATGCGGTTTAAGACCGGCACGCCGGCCAGGGTAGACCGGCGCAGTCTGAATTTCAGCAAAATGACCATTCAGCCCGGCGATGCCGAAACCCATAATTTCTCCTTCATGAGCGATATTGCCACCCGGGAGCAAGTCCCCTGCTGGTTGACCTATACCAACCAGACCACCCATGAGATCATCCGGTCCAATCTTCACCGGGCCCCCCTCTATATGGGCATGATCGAAGGAACCGGTCCTCGCTATTGTCCGTCCATCGAAGATAAAGTCGTCCGGTTCGCCGATAAGGAAAGTCATCAATTGTTTCTGGAGCCGGAAGGGCTGGATACCAATGAAATGTATGTCCAGGGCATGTCTTCCAGCCTGCCGGTGGATGTGCAGCATGCCTTTTTGCGGACCATTCCCGGTCTGGAAAATGTGGAGATCATGCGTCCGGGTTATGCCATTGAGTATGACTGCGTGGACCCTCTGCAGCTGAAACCCAGTTTGGAAGTCATGGCCATCAGAGGCCTGTTTTGCGCCGGTCAAACCAACGGGACTTCCGGTTATGAAGAAGCCGCGGCCCAGGGGCTGATGGCCGGCATTAACGCCGCCCTGCTGGTCCGGGGCAAGGAGCCCTTGATCCTGTCCCGGTCGGAAGCCTATATTGGGGTCCTGATCGATGACCTGGTAACCAAGGGTACCAGTGAACCCTACCGGATTATGACCTCACGGGCCGAGTACCGCCTAATCCTGCGGCAGGATAACGCCGACCTCAGGCTGACCGAAAAAGGCCGGCAGGTTGGTTTGGTCCAGGATGACCGTTATGAGAGATTTCGGGTAAAACGGGACAGCATTGCAACGACCCTGGCGACTCTTACCAGCACGATGGTGACGCCTACACCCGAGACCCAAGGAAAACTGGCGGCGATCGGCACGGCGGAAATCAGGACAGGCATCAGCCTGTATGATCTTTTGCGCCGCACCGAAGTCAGTTTCGATTTGCTGCAGCATCATTTTGGCCTGGAGCCGGTGGCGGATCAGGTCAAAATTCAGATGGAGATTGCCGCTAAATATGAAGGCTATATAAAAAAACAACTGGAACAGGTAGAAAGGACTGCTAAACTGGAGGCGAAAAAGCTGCCGGAGGACATGGATTATCAGCAAATCCAGGGACTGTCCCTGGAGGCCCGGCAAAAGCTGAGCAAAATCCGTCCCTTGTCCATTGGGCAGGCATCCCGTATTTCCGGGGTTTCCCCGGCGGATGTATCCATGCTGATGATTTATCTGGAACAGAAGCGCCGGGAGGGAGAGGTATGACATTTACCGATTGTCTGGCCAAGGCAGCCGCAGAATATGGGTTGCAGCTTGCGACGGGACAACTGGAAGCCTTTA
This region includes:
- the mnmG gene encoding tRNA uridine-5-carboxymethylaminomethyl(34) synthesis enzyme MnmG is translated as MFQAGEYDVVVIGAGHSGCEAALAAARMGCRTLLTTLNMENIAMMACNPSIGGPAKGHLVREIDALGGQMGINIDHTCIQIRMLNTAKGPAVHALRAQADKKLYQKLMKQTLENQENLTVKQLLIDQLLTEDNRISGVQAETGEVFSCRTVIVATGTYLRGKVILGELSYAGGPGGQRAAVKLSDSLRELGVTLMRFKTGTPARVDRRSLNFSKMTIQPGDAETHNFSFMSDIATREQVPCWLTYTNQTTHEIIRSNLHRAPLYMGMIEGTGPRYCPSIEDKVVRFADKESHQLFLEPEGLDTNEMYVQGMSSSLPVDVQHAFLRTIPGLENVEIMRPGYAIEYDCVDPLQLKPSLEVMAIRGLFCAGQTNGTSGYEEAAAQGLMAGINAALLVRGKEPLILSRSEAYIGVLIDDLVTKGTSEPYRIMTSRAEYRLILRQDNADLRLTEKGRQVGLVQDDRYERFRVKRDSIATTLATLTSTMVTPTPETQGKLAAIGTAEIRTGISLYDLLRRTEVSFDLLQHHFGLEPVADQVKIQMEIAAKYEGYIKKQLEQVERTAKLEAKKLPEDMDYQQIQGLSLEARQKLSKIRPLSIGQASRISGVSPADVSMLMIYLEQKRREGEV